In Nitrosospira briensis C-128, a genomic segment contains:
- a CDS encoding phosphorylase family protein, whose product MKILLVDDDREKSRVIAETVLSVPGVSSHDIEYVTNVIAAKRAIMKTRFDLVILDINLPPRPEDRVVVGAGLDVLNFIKQNHKAKEPAYLFGFTAHEDGVAIASKEFSSPLWKLLRFSHRDGEWKTPLREAITYLQKSSHPPYVSDGSTYHYDLAIFVALEGEELASILKLDGSWSRIQVEHDHTQYYKGCFVGPKGEVSVVATSAPRMGMPAAAVTASKLINSFRPRFVAVAGICAGVRTKTEMGDILIADPCFDWGGGKWIKHSRSDSIRFVPAAYQWRLDEPLRVAARTVAEMPGLLARIHEQFPGEKPNTPPRVLIDAMASGASVLQATTMVDDVRGHHKNLVGIEMESYAIFTAAEYASEPRPKCIAIKSVCDFGDEDKSDFAHSYAAHTSANFLYEFAINSLVLDQL is encoded by the coding sequence ATGAAGATATTGTTGGTGGATGATGATCGCGAGAAAAGTCGCGTCATCGCCGAGACTGTGCTTTCCGTGCCTGGCGTATCGAGTCACGATATCGAATACGTGACAAATGTTATCGCTGCAAAACGGGCAATTATGAAGACCCGTTTCGACTTAGTAATCCTTGATATTAATCTGCCCCCCCGCCCTGAAGATAGGGTGGTCGTAGGTGCCGGACTAGATGTGCTCAACTTCATAAAACAGAATCATAAGGCAAAAGAACCGGCCTACCTTTTTGGGTTTACTGCTCACGAAGATGGCGTCGCAATTGCTTCCAAAGAATTTTCTTCGCCTCTTTGGAAATTACTTAGATTTTCGCACAGAGATGGGGAATGGAAAACTCCACTTCGAGAAGCAATTACATATTTGCAAAAATCCTCGCACCCGCCGTATGTCAGTGACGGAAGTACCTATCACTACGACCTTGCAATCTTCGTTGCATTGGAAGGCGAAGAGCTTGCCAGTATTTTGAAACTAGATGGAAGTTGGTCGAGAATCCAGGTCGAGCATGATCACACACAGTACTACAAGGGGTGCTTTGTCGGCCCCAAAGGGGAGGTAAGTGTTGTTGCCACATCCGCGCCTCGCATGGGTATGCCAGCGGCTGCAGTTACAGCTAGTAAGCTTATCAATAGTTTTAGGCCGCGTTTTGTGGCCGTGGCTGGAATCTGCGCTGGAGTAAGAACAAAAACAGAGATGGGAGACATTCTCATAGCAGACCCGTGCTTTGATTGGGGCGGAGGGAAATGGATTAAGCACAGTCGATCGGACTCGATAAGATTCGTTCCTGCTGCTTACCAATGGAGGTTGGATGAACCCTTGCGAGTGGCAGCTCGAACAGTGGCGGAAATGCCTGGATTATTGGCTAGAATTCACGAACAATTTCCAGGCGAAAAACCAAATACCCCGCCGAGAGTGTTGATCGATGCAATGGCTAGTGGAGCATCTGTTCTCCAAGCCACGACAATGGTTGATGATGTCCGTGGCCACCACAAAAATTTGGTGGGCATAGAAATGGAAAGCTACGCTATTTTCACGGCCGCGGAATACGCATCAGAGCCCCGGCCCAAATGTATCGCAATCAAATCGGTTTGCGACTTTGGGGACGAAGATAAATCTGATTTTGCTCATTCCTATGCTGCCCACACGAGCGCCAACTTTTTATACGAGTTTGCGATTAACAGCCTAGTATTGGATCAACTTTGA
- a CDS encoding response regulator, producing MIKKALIVEDSALKATNISSFLAKDFPFLPPATISGSFQSAIRAISETKPDLIILDMTLPTFDRKPNSREGRLRPLGGYDLMCKMNHKSLSAQIVVVTQLETFGEGDEEISLSEITCRCERNFPNLFVGSVYYDQSGMNWQTELRRLVRIALSKSEHL from the coding sequence ATGATTAAAAAAGCCCTCATTGTTGAGGACAGTGCATTAAAAGCAACGAACATTTCTTCTTTTTTGGCTAAAGATTTTCCATTTCTTCCACCTGCGACTATCTCTGGGAGTTTTCAAAGCGCGATTCGTGCAATATCTGAAACAAAACCAGATCTTATTATTTTGGACATGACACTTCCGACTTTTGATCGCAAACCAAATTCTAGAGAGGGGCGGCTCCGCCCCCTCGGGGGATACGATTTGATGTGCAAAATGAACCACAAATCGCTCTCTGCACAGATTGTTGTCGTTACTCAACTTGAGACATTTGGAGAAGGTGACGAAGAAATAAGTCTTTCTGAAATCACCTGTAGATGTGAAAGGAATTTTCCCAATCTGTTCGTTGGCAGTGTTTATTACGACCAAAGCGGAATGAATTGGCAAACAGAACTTAGAAGATTAGTACGTATCGCGCTATCTAAGAGTGAGCATTTATGA
- a CDS encoding RES family NAD+ phosphorylase codes for MTGIVWRIVTHRFAASAFSGEGARLFGGRWNRKGEPVVYTAQSRSLAFLEMLVQDEPLRANYVLIPAEIPGDIARLKIDSKQLPKHWRTLEARETLQEIGNQWLRSAKYCVLEVPSAVIPAELNLLLNPAHRDFARIKIGQAEALESDLRLRRNLSESLKKTPDEL; via the coding sequence GTGACGGGAATAGTATGGCGCATCGTTACGCACCGCTTTGCCGCATCGGCTTTTTCCGGAGAGGGCGCACGCCTGTTTGGCGGCCGCTGGAATCGCAAAGGTGAGCCGGTGGTTTACACGGCTCAGAGCAGATCATTGGCTTTTCTCGAAATGCTGGTCCAGGATGAACCGCTACGCGCCAACTATGTATTGATCCCCGCAGAGATTCCTGGCGATATTGCGAGGCTAAAAATCGATTCCAAACAGCTCCCCAAGCATTGGCGAACCCTCGAGGCGCGCGAAACCCTTCAGGAAATTGGCAACCAATGGCTGCGCAGTGCCAAATATTGCGTGCTGGAAGTTCCCAGCGCGGTAATTCCGGCTGAGCTCAATCTGTTGCTTAATCCCGCGCACCGTGACTTTGCCAGGATTAAAATCGGCCAGGCCGAGGCGCTTGAGAGCGATTTGAGGTTGAGGCGCAATTTGTCGGAAAGTCTAAAGAAAACGCCAGATGAGCTATAG
- the parS gene encoding type II RES/Xre toxin-antitoxin system antitoxin, translated as MTSFSPAIVHTPFSASSVLGGERVLQTHPRSTTEWIDLVRKGIPAPAIDAVMQRLNVRQAELSRALDIPERTLVRRKKEGVLNREESGKLLRLARIIERAAEVFEDGPVALDWMKSPNASLSGATPLSMLDTDLGAASVMDTLGRIEHGVFA; from the coding sequence ATGACTTCTTTTTCCCCAGCAATCGTTCACACTCCGTTTTCTGCCTCCAGCGTCCTTGGTGGCGAACGAGTATTACAGACCCACCCACGTTCCACAACTGAGTGGATCGACCTGGTGCGCAAGGGCATACCTGCCCCAGCGATCGATGCAGTCATGCAACGGCTAAACGTGCGGCAGGCCGAACTCTCCCGCGCGCTGGACATCCCCGAACGCACGTTGGTTCGACGCAAAAAGGAAGGGGTACTCAATCGTGAGGAATCTGGCAAATTGCTGCGCTTGGCACGGATTATCGAACGTGCCGCCGAAGTGTTTGAAGATGGGCCGGTGGCGCTGGATTGGATGAAGTCACCCAACGCCAGCCTCAGCGGCGCTACGCCGCTATCCATGCTGGATACCGATCTCGGGGCCGCCTCCGTGATGGATACACTGGGCAGAATTGAACACGGCGTTTTTGCGTGA
- a CDS encoding bile acid:sodium symporter family protein, whose translation MILLSISHFLHRHLLWFLITVYIIAVFLPDAGLWIRNISFGEITLFQQKTNISLLMIMLATLMFNAGLGLKISHLKNILQKQYVLLAGLAANLVIPIVYVFGITIAMRLWYEPIEVQHILVGLALVAAMPIAGSSTAWAQNANGNLALSLGLVFFSTILSPVVTPIAFHVFGEMASEEYEAVLHGLAAYGSGTFLGLWVVFPSLLGIAVRLIVNEDWQASGMPYLKFINSIVLLLLNYSNASVSLPQAMAEGDYDFLAITLAITAGLCCTLFAAGYGMSRFFKLDQAERVSLMFGLGMNNNGTGLVLASLALSSYPNIMVPIIFYNLVQHIAAGTVQEIMSRRSNDLDA comes from the coding sequence ATGATTCTACTTTCCATTTCCCACTTTCTTCATCGCCATCTGCTCTGGTTTCTGATTACCGTATACATCATCGCCGTGTTTTTGCCGGACGCAGGACTATGGATCAGGAATATTTCTTTCGGCGAGATCACCCTCTTTCAGCAGAAAACAAATATTTCGTTGCTGATGATCATGCTCGCCACGTTGATGTTCAACGCAGGCCTGGGGCTGAAAATATCTCATTTGAAAAACATTTTGCAGAAACAATACGTATTGCTGGCCGGGTTGGCGGCAAACCTGGTTATTCCCATCGTCTATGTTTTTGGCATAACGATAGCGATGCGGCTCTGGTATGAACCAATAGAAGTTCAGCATATTCTCGTGGGTCTGGCATTGGTGGCAGCCATGCCGATCGCCGGATCGTCAACCGCATGGGCGCAAAACGCCAATGGTAATCTGGCGCTAAGCCTGGGGCTGGTCTTTTTCTCCACGATTTTGAGCCCAGTCGTCACGCCGATAGCATTTCACGTATTTGGCGAAATGGCCTCGGAGGAGTACGAGGCAGTATTGCACGGTCTGGCAGCATATGGTTCGGGAACTTTTCTGGGTCTTTGGGTGGTGTTTCCGTCATTACTGGGCATCGCGGTACGCTTGATAGTTAACGAGGATTGGCAAGCCAGCGGCATGCCTTATCTGAAGTTCATCAATAGCATCGTTTTATTGCTGCTGAATTACTCCAATGCTTCAGTATCGTTGCCACAAGCCATGGCTGAGGGTGATTACGACTTCCTTGCGATCACATTGGCCATTACGGCAGGGCTATGCTGTACGTTGTTTGCCGCCGGGTATGGCATGAGCCGTTTTTTCAAGCTGGACCAGGCTGAGCGCGTTTCGCTCATGTTCGGGCTGGGGATGAACAATAACGGGACCGGCTTGGTACTGGCATCTTTAGCCTTGTCTTCTTACCCAAATATAATGGTGCCGATTATCTTCTATAACCTGGTGCAGCACATCGCAGCGGGGACCGTGCAAGAGATCATGAGCAGGAGATCGAATGACCTAGACGCTTGA